Proteins found in one Xenopus laevis strain J_2021 chromosome 1L, Xenopus_laevis_v10.1, whole genome shotgun sequence genomic segment:
- the s1pr4.L gene encoding sphingosine 1-phosphate receptor 4, with amino-acid sequence MNLTQEHLLCLELLANQKINIILWHYNMTGRLSGRSSKGIGIFQLLGIFISVLIILENLFVLVALLRDLRMRRWVHCCLGNIAMSDLMAGISYLLNLFLSGATTFRLSPALWFLREGLLFTTLAASTFSLLVTAVERYCTMVILVSENNSVKSMRVQGLIVLCWVLAGVVGFLPLLGWNCLCEIERCSSLLPLYSRNYLFFSIILLGVTLLGIIAAYCTIYYLVCTSGKRVAETNSSRRSFHLLKTVLIILSAFVICWSPLFFFLIVDFTCSPPSCKSPLGLEWVLAVAVLNSAINPLIYSFRSSDMRRAVLELFCCACIRAGMKLPVCCLLGTEITSGSSEGSNKNRSSVRLSRTSIRSPLTSISSAPSQ; translated from the exons ATGAACCTGACCCAGGAACATCTCCTCTGTCTGGAACTGCTGGCCAATCAGAAAATCAATATTATCCTATGGCATTATAATATGACTGGACGTCTGAGTGGGAGATCAAGCAAAGGAATTGGCATTTTTCAACTGCTAGGCATCTTCATCAGTGTATTAATTATCCTGGAAAACCTATTTGTGTTAGTGGCTCTTCTGAG GGATCTGCGTATGAGGCGCTGGGTTCACTGCTGTTTGGGTAACATTGCAATGAGTGACCTTATGGCTGGTATCTCCTACCTACTGAACCTCTTCTTGTCGGGTGCAACAACATTCCGCCTGAGCCCAGCTCTCTGGTTCCTGAGAGAAGGTTTACTCTTTACAACATTGGCAGCTTCAACGTTTAGTCTTCTTGTAACAGCAGTGGAGCGATACTGCACTATGGTGATACTAGTTTCAGAGAATAACTCTGTGAAGAGTATGAGAGTGCAGGGACTTATTGTACTGTGCTGGGTTCTAGCAGGAGTAGTTGGATTCCTACCACTGCTTGGATGGAACTGCCTGTGTGAGATTGAGAGATGTTCCAGTCTTCTTCCTCTCTACTCCAGGAATTATTTATTCTTCAGCATTATTTTGTTGGGTGTTACCTTGCTTGGCATCATTGCTGCCTACTGTACAATCTACTATTTGGTGTGTACCAGTGGAAAGCGAGTGGCAGAAACCAACAGTAGCCGGCGTTCATTTCATCTTCTGAAGACTGTCCTTATTATTTTGAGTGCATTTGTTATTTGCTGGAGCccactgtttttctttcttatagtggACTTTACATGCTCACCCCCCTCTTGCAAATCTCCTCTTGGATTAGAATGGGTTCTTGCTGTGGCTGTCTTGAACTCAGCCATAAATCCACTGATCTACTCATTTAGGAGTTCAGATATGCGAAGAGCAGTTCTGGAGCTATTCTGCTGTGCCTGCATCCGAGCAGGAATGAAACTGCCTGTGTGCTGCCTGCTTGGCACCGAGATCACTTCAGGTTCTTCTGAGGGTTCAAATAAGAACAGAAGCAGTGTGCGTCTTTCACGCACATCTATCAGGAGCCCTCTTACTAGTATTTCAAGTGCACCCAGTCAGTAG